One region of Quercus lobata isolate SW786 chromosome 2, ValleyOak3.0 Primary Assembly, whole genome shotgun sequence genomic DNA includes:
- the LOC115975118 gene encoding protein NRT1/ PTR FAMILY 5.10-like, translated as MEIPLLLLDTVDGAVDHKGQPVLRSKSGGWRSAGFIICVEVAERFAYYGISSNLITYLTGPLGQSTATAARNVNTWSGTASLLPLFGAFVADSFLGRYRTVVIASLIYILGLGLLTLLSMLPSLNSSNCQGASKFLSCSPPQPQVILFFCSLYLVALGQGGHKPCVQAFGADQFDGQNAEECKAKSSFFNWWYFSTCAGCLVTLWMLNYIQENLSWGLGFGLPCIAMIVALVIFLLGTKTYRYSIKEDEKSPFLRIGRVFVAVVWNWRTTPSAIAIEEEARGTLPHQSSEEFKFLNKALLAPDGSKEDGVVCSISEVEEAKAVLRLVPIWVTSLVYAVVFAQSSTFFTKQGATMDRKVVPGFDISAASLQSFISLSIVVFIPVYDRIFVPIARSCSRIPSGITMLQRIGIGMLLSAASMVVAALVEIIRLKTAQEYGLVDLPNVTIPMSIWWLVPQYVLFGIADVFTMVGLQEFFYDQVPNELRSVGLGLYLSIFGVGSFLSSFLISAIEKATDVDGQDSWFANNLNRAHLDYFYWLLAGLSIINLAAYLYFAKSYIYNRKCTI; from the exons ATGGAAATTCCGCTACTGCTATTGGATACCGTGGATGGTGCAGTTGACCACAAAGGGCAACCAGTGTTGAGATCCAAGTCGGGGGGTTGGAGATCCGCAGGTTTCATCATATGCGTGGAAGTGGCGGAGAGGTTTGCTTACTATGGGATCAGCTCTAACCTCATCACCTATTTGACCGGCCCACTCGGCCAGTCCACCGCCACCGCCGCCCGGAATGTCAACACCTGGTCCGGCACGGCGTCTCTGCTTCCTCTGTTTGGCGCATTCGTCGCCGATTCTTTTCTGGGTCGTTACCGCACCGTTGTCATTGCCTCTCTCATCTACATCctg GGACTTGGCTTGTTGACTCTGTTGTCAATGCTACCGTCTCTCAACTCTTCTAACTGTCAAGGCGCCAGTAAATTTCTTTCATGTTCTCCTCCTCAGCCCCAAGTAATCCTATTCTTCTGCTCTCTATATCTAGTAGCACTTGGGCAAGGTGGACACAAGCCTTGTGTTCAAGCTTTTGGGGCCGATCAATTTGATGGTCAAAATGCAGAAGAGTGCAAAGCCAAAAGCTCATTCTTCAATTGGTGGTATTTTAGTACATGTGCAGGTTGCTTAGTAACACTTTGGATGTTAAACTATATTCAAGAAAACCTTAGTTGGGGTCTTGGTTTTGGTTTACCTTGTATTGCAATGATTGTTGCGCTGGTCATTTTTTTGCTTGGAACTAAGACTTATCGTTACAGTATCAAAGAAGATGAGAAAAGTCCTTTTTTAAGAATTGGTCGAGTGTTTGTTGCGGTAGTGTGGAATTGGAGAACTACCCCTTCGGCCATAGCTATTGAAGAGGAAGCTCGTGGGACTCTGCCTCACCAAAGTTCGGAAGAATTCAA GTTCCTCAACAAAGCTTTGCTTGCACCAGATGGTTCTAAGGAAGATGGAGTGGTGTGTAGCATCAGCGAGGTTGAAGAAGCAAAAGCGGTTCTAAGGCTTGTCCCAATATGGGTGACAAGCTTGGTGTATGCTGTTGTCTTTGCACAGTCCTCAACTTTCTTTACCAAGCAAGGGGCTACTATGGACAGAAAAGTTGTGCCAGGCTTTGACATATCAGCTGCTTCTCTTCAATCCTTTATCAGCCTTTCCATTGTTGTCTTCATTCCCGTATATGATCGTATTTTTGTGCCTATAGCAAGATCTTGTAGCAGGATACCCTCTGGCATCACAATGCTACAGAGAATTGGAATCGGGATGCTTTTATCTGCTGCTTCCATGGTAGTTGCAGCTTTAGTTGAGATTATTAGACTCAAAACTGCTCAAGAATATGGGTTGGTCGATTTGCCAAATGTGACAATCCCAATGAGCATATGGTGGTTGGTTCCTCAATACGTCTTGTTTGGAATTGCTGATGTTTTCACCATGGTTGGTCTACAAGAGTTTTTCTACGATCAGGTCCCAAATGAATTAAGGAGTGTGGGTCTTGGCCTCTACCTGAGTATCTTTGGCGTGGGGAGCTTTTTAAGTAGCTTTCTTATTTCTGCCATTGAGAAAGCAACCGATGTGGATGGTCAAGATAGTTGGTTTGCCAATAATCTTAATCGGGCACATCTTGATTACTTTTATTGGCTACTTGCTGGACTTAGTATAATAAATTTGGCTGCCTACTTATATTTTGCAAAATCTTACATTTATAATCGGAAATGCACAATATGA